The region CCTTAGCAACACGAGGGTGCAGTCGTTTCGCAACGTTAGAGAAGAGGAAACTGGATTGATGGTGGAAAAGATCAGACAATCATGCGGTTCTGTGATAAATTTGAGCAATATTTTCTTTGAGTTGACGAATGATATAGTTTGTAGGGTGGCGTTGGGGAGGAAGTACAGTAAGAAAGGGGGAAATGGGGAAAAGGATTTCAAGTTGTTGCTAGCGGAATTTCTTGAATTATTGGGGACGTTTAGTGTAGGGGACTATATCCCATGGCTTTCATGGGTGAATAGAATCAATGGGCTTGATAGAAGGGTGGAGAAAAATGCTAAAGACTTGGATGAATTCATTGATGGTGTGGTGGAAGAGCACGTCGGTTTGAAGAAAGAAGAGGGGGATGGTTTAGACTTCGTCGACATATTGCTTGATATTCAGAGAGAAAATAAGATTGGCTTTCCCATTCAAAGAGATTCTGTCAAAGCTCTCATCttggtaattattaattaccCTACACTCTCATTTTAACTGTCTAATTGGATTAGCTAGATTTgactgtttaaattattttttttggtacatgATTTGACTGTTTAAATGAGTAATGCTAAGAGCATTCATTATATGGGTTTTGTTGaggtttttggaatagtaacTATTGATGTGGAAGAAAGAGAAATGGGAGAGAGAAGGGCAAAGTATAATAGTTTCTTTCAATCTAGGCCTAAATATAATGCTTTTTTGTTTGTATCTAATTGAATCCCGGacttcaattattattttacctaattgaatattttttaagtgTAGCTTGGTAATTTACCCTCGATTAATGCCCAATTTAGTTattgactatagtgattttatttaaattaatcttCGACTATAGCGGttaatacttaatttagtcattgagtataatgattattttcaatttaattattgattataattggcgatgactcaattaggtaaaaaccatcaaagttgatgacccaattaagcacaaaaagacaTTTAAGACATCTAATCTTTCCTCTAACCactatgaaaatatatatatattacttatataaataaatagatttaaatataataaaaaattaacaatgctgactcgctcgagttaactcagGTAACtttgccgagttgggcgagttaactcggccaaattcggacGAATCGGCCGCAAACTCAACCCAATCGGCCGAGTTAGGTGCTAGGCGGCCGCCAAGGCAGCCGGcgacctaggcggacgcctagggagctaTTCACCTTGGTCTAGTAATTACAAGTATTacaagaatttttaaaaaaaaatccgaaataattatgaatttatctATGAAAAAGACTATAGGGTGTTTGACAAATAGCTGATAGCGGATAGTTGTAATGTATTGACTTACTTTATAGTTGTTCGTGGATTGaattagcgggtttgactacTAGCTGAtacgattattattattattatttttattattattatcattattatattattattattattattattattattattattattattatagtatttatataaaaataaatatatcttcACAGGCTTAAGAAGCCCATAAACACTATTTAGTTATCACATATCTCGTTGCTAATTACCTTCACGGTACTAGACAACGGGCTTATGATACCTTCACGGTACTAGACAACGGGCTTATGAGCCTTGTTGATGGGCTCAAGCATCCCATTGCCTAGTATTGTAAAGAGCCCATGAGAGTAACAGGATTGACAAGCGGTACTATTGAACTCGTTTGCACTGCATgtcttgtttttttattttattttatttgaatgttttggagaaaatcatttatttttatcaaaaagctactttaaacaactttttgaattttaacgttttgaaacaataagctgttacaaaaaaaattgaataactaATTGGATGATAATAAGTTATGTTACTAAACATGcctatatattttattgatttaattacaaatttttccGTAAAGTAAATTTGACTTTTATTGCAATGATATTTGTTTTCTGTGTTAGGATATGTTTTCAGCCGGAACTCACACAGTGTACACACTTCTTGAGTGGACAATGACAGAATTGATAAAAAATCCCGAAGTCATGAAGAAATTATCAAGTGAGGTAAGAAGATTGAAAACAAGTGATGATTTAGAAACCATGCAATACTTAAAAGCAGTCATCAAGGAAACCCTCCGTCTTCACCCTCCCATACCATTGCTAGTCCCTCGAAAGGCATTCCATGATGTGAAAGTGATGGACTTTCATGTGGCAACCGGCACCCAAGTGATTGTCAATAGCTGGGCAATCGGGAGAGATCCAATCATATGGGAAAACCCTGAAGAGTTTAAGCCGGAGAGATTTTTGTATTCTAATGTGGATTATAAGGGAATGCATTTTGAATTGATTCCATTTGGAGCGGGTCGAAGGGGTTGTCCCGGTGTGGCCTTTACTGCTAATATGATTGAGTTTGCATTGGCTACACTTGTGCACGAGTTTGAATTTGCATCAACAAAAGATGATTTGGATATGAGTGAAGGAATTGGTTTGACAGCTAACAAGAAAATTCCTCTTACTGTAATTGCCACTCCGAGGGTTGGCTAGAATATGCATTGCATGCACATATGTATTTACCCTAGA is a window of Ipomoea triloba cultivar NCNSP0323 chromosome 11, ASM357664v1 DNA encoding:
- the LOC115996427 gene encoding cytochrome P450 71A3-like; its protein translation is MLSEPLINMNLSMYYYLFPLFISILFLSKFLFSSRRDRKNLPPSPPKLPLLGNILQLGSLPHRTLQQLSTHYGPLMLLHFGSVPVLVASSPDAARAIMKDHDLVFSDRPASSIASRLFYGYKDVASAPYGEYWRQMRSICVLHLLSNTRVQSFRNVREEETGLMVEKIRQSCGSVINLSNIFFELTNDIVCRVALGRKYSKKGGNGEKDFKLLLAEFLELLGTFSVGDYIPWLSWVNRINGLDRRVEKNAKDLDEFIDGVVEEHVGLKKEEGDGLDFVDILLDIQRENKIGFPIQRDSVKALILDMFSAGTHTVYTLLEWTMTELIKNPEVMKKLSSEVRRLKTSDDLETMQYLKAVIKETLRLHPPIPLLVPRKAFHDVKVMDFHVATGTQVIVNSWAIGRDPIIWENPEEFKPERFLYSNVDYKGMHFELIPFGAGRRGCPGVAFTANMIEFALATLVHEFEFASTKDDLDMSEGIGLTANKKIPLTVIATPRVG